From Xiphophorus hellerii strain 12219 chromosome 6, Xiphophorus_hellerii-4.1, whole genome shotgun sequence, the proteins below share one genomic window:
- the selenof gene encoding selenoprotein F, which translates to MSGEVYLLWLLSLLQTLSAYGADLSSEACRELGFSSNLLCSSCDLLGEFSLTKLQPVCRQCCQQEAQMESRKLYAGAILEVCGUKLGRFPQVQAFVRSEMPKMFKGLQIKYVRGSDPILKLLDDNGNIAEELSITKWNTDSVEEFLSEKLDRI; encoded by the exons ATGTCGGGAGAGGTGTACCTACTGTGGCTGTTGTCGTTGCTGCAGACG CTGTCTGCGTACGGGGCCGATCTGTCGTCCGAGGCCTGCAGGGAGCTGGGCTTCTCCAGCAACCTCCTGTGCAGCTCCTGCGACCTGCTGGGGGAGTTCAGCCTCACCAAGCTGCAGCCCGTCTGCCGGCAGTGCTGCCAGCAGGAGGCTCAGATGGAGTCACGCAAG CTCTACGCAGGAGCCATCCTGGAGGTGTGTGGATGAAAACTGGGGAGGTTCCCTCAAGTCCAGG CTTTTGTCAGGAGCGAGATGCCCAAGATGTTTAAAGGTCTTCAGATCAAG TACGTCAGAGGCTCCGATCCCATCCTAAAGCTCCTGGACGATAACGGGAACATCGCTGAAGAGCTCAGCATCACCAAGTGGAACACAGACAGCGTTGAAGAGTTTCTGAGTGAGAAGTTAGACCGAATATAG